From one Thamnophis elegans isolate rThaEle1 chromosome 7, rThaEle1.pri, whole genome shotgun sequence genomic stretch:
- the LEP gene encoding leptin produces MRSPRISVCGFLWVWLPLFYSRSVKIDKVIADTKSLTRTIVARIQEHQFPPLSLKINGLDFIPGELPVQSLEAMDEALELFHQVLSNLPLEAPVVQISHDVENLQSLLQLLGSHLGCPPHRPARSDALQNLTERLAVSPYTAAVVTLDRLQKCLQSITKHLDHVHNC; encoded by the exons ATGCGCTCCCCTCGCATTTCTGTGTGTGGGTTTCTGTGGGTCTGGCTGCCCCTCTTCTACAGCCGGTCTGTGAAAATCGACAAGGTGATCGCCGACACTAAAAGCCTCACCAGGACGATCGTTGCAAGgatccaggagcaccag TTCCCTCCGCTGAGCCTGAAGATCAACGGCCTGGACTTCATCCCTGGGGAGCTGCCGGTGCAGAGCCTGGAGGCCATGGACGAGGCTCTGGAGCTCTTCCACCAAGTCCTCTCCAACCTGCCCCTGGAGGCCCCCGTCGTCCAGATCTCCCACGACGTGGAGAACCtccagagcctcctgcagctgctcGGCTCTCACCTGGGCTGCCCTCCGCACAGGCCCGCCCGCTCCGACGCCCTGCAGAACCTGACCGAGCGCCTGGCCGTCTCTCCCTACACCGCGGCGGTGGTGACCCTGGACCGCCTCCAGAAGTGCCTGCAGAGCATCACCAAGCACCTCGACCACGTGCACAACTGCTAG